A portion of the Malania oleifera isolate guangnan ecotype guangnan chromosome 3, ASM2987363v1, whole genome shotgun sequence genome contains these proteins:
- the LOC131150317 gene encoding probable glutathione peroxidase 2 isoform X1 has product MFERLHLWRFAHWVSLLFLVIAFFFSFYSYPSPCSEDMTQEIPKSIYDFTIKDISGNDVSLSEYKGKVLLIVNVASKCGLTQSNYKELNVLYEKYKNQGFEILAFPCNQFAGQEPGSNEEIQEVACTMFKAEFPIFDKVEVNGKNASPLYKFLKSEKGGMFIDAIKWNFTKFLVDKEGKVVERFAPTTSPLKIEKDIQNLLGSS; this is encoded by the exons ATGTTTGAAAGACTGCATTTGTGGAGATTCGCTCACTGGGTTTCTCTTCTGTTTTTGgtcattgctttcttcttctccttctacAGTTACCCATCTCCTTGTTCTGaagatatgactcaagaaatCCCCAAATCAATATATGATTTCACAATCAAG GATATCAGCGGAAATGACGTAAGCTTGAGCGAGTACAAAGGGAAGGTTCTTCTGATAGTGAATGTTGCTTCAAAATG TGGTCTAACACAGTCAAACTACAAGGAATTAAACGTTCTGtatgaaaaatacaaaaaccaAG GGTTTGAGATTTTAGCATTTCCCTGCAACCAGTTTGCAGGACAGGAACCTGGAAGCAATGAGGAGATCCAGGAAGTTGCATGCACTATGTTTAAAGCAGAATTCCCAATATTTGACAAG GTTGAGGTGAATGGGAAGAATGCTTCACCCCTCTACAAGTTCCTGAAATCTGAGAAGGGCGGGATGTTTATTGATGCAATCAAATGGAACTTTACAAAGTTTCTAGTGGACAAAGAAGGAAAGGTTGTGGAGAGATTTGCTCCCACCACCTCTCCCCTTAAAATTGAG AAAGACATTCAGAACCTGTTGGGATCATCTTGA
- the LOC131150317 gene encoding probable glutathione peroxidase 2 isoform X2, translated as MTQEIPKSIYDFTIKDISGNDVSLSEYKGKVLLIVNVASKCGLTQSNYKELNVLYEKYKNQGFEILAFPCNQFAGQEPGSNEEIQEVACTMFKAEFPIFDKVEVNGKNASPLYKFLKSEKGGMFIDAIKWNFTKFLVDKEGKVVERFAPTTSPLKIEKDIQNLLGSS; from the exons atgactcaagaaatCCCCAAATCAATATATGATTTCACAATCAAG GATATCAGCGGAAATGACGTAAGCTTGAGCGAGTACAAAGGGAAGGTTCTTCTGATAGTGAATGTTGCTTCAAAATG TGGTCTAACACAGTCAAACTACAAGGAATTAAACGTTCTGtatgaaaaatacaaaaaccaAG GGTTTGAGATTTTAGCATTTCCCTGCAACCAGTTTGCAGGACAGGAACCTGGAAGCAATGAGGAGATCCAGGAAGTTGCATGCACTATGTTTAAAGCAGAATTCCCAATATTTGACAAG GTTGAGGTGAATGGGAAGAATGCTTCACCCCTCTACAAGTTCCTGAAATCTGAGAAGGGCGGGATGTTTATTGATGCAATCAAATGGAACTTTACAAAGTTTCTAGTGGACAAAGAAGGAAAGGTTGTGGAGAGATTTGCTCCCACCACCTCTCCCCTTAAAATTGAG AAAGACATTCAGAACCTGTTGGGATCATCTTGA